Proteins from a genomic interval of Longimicrobium sp.:
- a CDS encoding PAS domain-containing sensor histidine kinase, whose product MMRDETPGDPRTPDPVVPPPSAETAGSPAPESREREEAWKRGELRATQRAESGADAPNPNAVLDATGVAQRAFISLADNVRDYAIFLMNPEGTIVYWGEGARLIKWWTRDQMEGAHFRVLYPDGGAEDGTAESHLVQAAERGEMVSEGQRIRSDGSTFWAGATLTALRDANGELQGFAKLTRDLTAAHAAEEALRAAKEATEAGRKVEAENRAKGAFLATISHELRTPLQAIIAYAELLDMEIAGPLNESQRTQLGRIRVSSRHLLGLATEVLDLSRLDVGGLPVTPAAHGLGKTADEALLLVAPQADAKGLTLTNAIGGSAAELCYWGDENRVRQILVNLLANAVKFTPAGGRVTISAGSTQQAPPDAQLGGPGPWVYMRVEDNGAGIPADKLPAIFEPYEQLGNASAEGAGLGLAISQRLARLMGGDLTTTSAAGVGSSFFLWLENSITRPASPPE is encoded by the coding sequence ATGATGCGCGACGAGACGCCCGGGGATCCGCGTACGCCCGACCCGGTGGTGCCGCCCCCTTCGGCGGAAACGGCCGGCTCGCCCGCCCCCGAATCCAGGGAGCGCGAGGAAGCCTGGAAGCGCGGGGAGCTGCGGGCAACGCAGCGCGCGGAAAGCGGGGCGGACGCGCCGAACCCCAACGCCGTTCTCGATGCCACGGGGGTGGCGCAGCGCGCGTTCATCTCGCTCGCCGACAACGTTCGGGACTACGCCATCTTCCTGATGAACCCGGAAGGGACCATCGTCTACTGGGGCGAGGGCGCACGCCTGATCAAGTGGTGGACGCGGGACCAGATGGAGGGTGCCCACTTCCGCGTCCTGTACCCCGACGGAGGCGCGGAGGACGGGACCGCCGAGAGCCACCTGGTGCAGGCCGCGGAGCGCGGCGAGATGGTCAGCGAAGGCCAGCGGATCCGAAGCGACGGCTCCACCTTTTGGGCCGGCGCCACCCTCACCGCGCTGCGCGACGCGAACGGGGAGCTGCAGGGCTTCGCCAAGCTCACCCGCGACCTTACCGCGGCCCATGCCGCGGAGGAGGCGCTCAGGGCCGCCAAGGAGGCCACGGAGGCCGGCCGAAAAGTGGAGGCGGAGAACCGGGCCAAGGGCGCGTTCCTGGCCACCATCTCGCACGAGCTGCGCACCCCGCTGCAGGCGATCATCGCGTACGCCGAGCTCCTGGACATGGAGATCGCGGGGCCGCTGAACGAATCGCAGCGTACGCAGTTGGGACGCATCCGGGTCAGCAGCAGGCACCTGCTGGGGCTGGCGACGGAGGTGCTGGATCTTTCGCGGCTGGACGTGGGAGGGCTGCCCGTGACCCCCGCGGCACACGGGCTCGGAAAGACGGCGGACGAGGCGCTGCTGCTGGTGGCGCCCCAGGCCGACGCGAAGGGGCTGACGCTGACGAACGCCATCGGCGGCTCGGCCGCGGAGCTGTGCTACTGGGGCGATGAGAACCGCGTGCGCCAGATCCTGGTGAACCTTCTGGCCAACGCGGTGAAGTTCACGCCGGCCGGCGGCCGCGTCACCATCAGCGCCGGCTCCACCCAGCAGGCACCGCCCGACGCGCAGCTCGGAGGGCCGGGGCCCTGGGTGTACATGCGGGTGGAGGACAACGGCGCGGGGATTCCGGCGGACAAGCTGCCGGCCATCTTCGAGCCGTACGAGCAGCTGGGAAACGCGAGTGCCGAGGGCGCGGGGCTGGGGCTGGCGATCAGCCAGCGCCTGGCCCGGCTGATGGGCGGAGACCTGACGACGACCAGCGCGGCCGGCGTGGGGTCGAGCTTCTTCCTCTGGCTGGAGAACTCCATCACGCGGCCGGCGAGCCCGCCGGAGTAG
- a CDS encoding sensor histidine kinase, translated as MHDSPVTARPAPAGLLERVGELATPEGRPEAAAALARLLGGERLLLFAPDPELGVVLPAPGFPQVLRGAAAWRAFIEASARDGGFEGTVPGADGPEPAQGCALADGTAAVLVRPAPGAPGPGLLRPLLPLLSAYFRSERQVIADEVRLRAAREAAERERALTRTLQDLRGRLEEALAEAGEARAQAGQRAEEAEALATELQAHAEQLQDQAVELEVLNDELAVRAEEAERARAEADEANRAKSSFLANMSHELRTPINAVIGYAQLLTMGVTGPVTPEQQAQLERIRASSAHLLTLINDILDVAKVEAGHMTVEHTREPVADVVAEAVALVGLQAEAGTLALHDECGGSPASYVGDRARVRQIIVNLLSNAVKFTTAGGRVTIRCGTTGRPDTDAELTGAGPWTYLAVEDTGIGIPPDQLPRIFQPFIQAEEGHTRTRGGTGLGLTISRQLARLMGGDLTATSSEGQGSRFVLWLPAVTPEAGALDTTIRVDAQTA; from the coding sequence TTGCACGATTCCCCGGTAACGGCGCGCCCGGCGCCCGCCGGGCTCCTCGAGCGGGTCGGCGAGCTCGCCACCCCGGAGGGGCGCCCGGAGGCGGCCGCCGCGCTCGCCCGCCTGCTCGGCGGCGAGCGCCTGCTGCTCTTTGCCCCGGATCCCGAGCTGGGCGTCGTCCTTCCCGCGCCCGGCTTTCCGCAGGTGCTGCGCGGCGCCGCGGCGTGGCGGGCATTCATCGAGGCGTCGGCGCGCGACGGTGGGTTCGAGGGAACCGTGCCCGGCGCCGACGGGCCCGAGCCGGCGCAGGGCTGCGCCCTCGCGGACGGCACCGCCGCGGTGCTGGTGCGCCCGGCACCCGGCGCACCCGGGCCCGGGCTCCTCCGCCCGCTCCTTCCCCTGCTGTCGGCGTACTTCCGGTCCGAGCGGCAGGTGATCGCCGACGAGGTGCGCCTGCGGGCGGCGCGCGAAGCCGCCGAACGGGAGCGGGCGCTCACGCGGACGCTGCAGGACCTGCGCGGGCGGCTCGAAGAAGCGCTCGCCGAAGCCGGCGAGGCGCGAGCGCAGGCCGGGCAGCGGGCGGAAGAGGCCGAGGCGCTGGCGACGGAGCTGCAGGCCCACGCGGAACAGCTGCAGGACCAGGCGGTGGAGCTCGAAGTGCTCAACGACGAGCTCGCGGTGCGCGCGGAAGAGGCGGAGCGTGCGCGTGCCGAGGCCGACGAGGCCAACCGGGCGAAGTCGTCGTTCCTGGCCAACATGAGCCACGAGCTCCGCACGCCGATCAACGCCGTGATCGGCTACGCGCAGCTTCTCACCATGGGCGTCACCGGGCCGGTCACGCCGGAGCAGCAGGCGCAGCTGGAACGGATCCGGGCGAGCAGTGCCCACCTGCTCACGCTGATCAACGACATCCTGGACGTCGCCAAGGTAGAGGCCGGGCACATGACCGTGGAGCACACCCGCGAACCCGTGGCCGACGTGGTCGCGGAGGCGGTCGCGCTGGTGGGGCTGCAGGCCGAGGCGGGGACGCTCGCGCTCCACGACGAATGCGGGGGGTCGCCCGCCAGCTACGTGGGCGACCGGGCCCGGGTGCGCCAGATCATCGTGAACCTGCTCTCCAACGCGGTGAAGTTCACGACGGCCGGAGGGCGGGTGACGATCCGCTGTGGCACCACCGGCCGGCCGGATACGGACGCCGAGCTCACGGGCGCGGGCCCGTGGACGTACCTGGCGGTGGAGGACACGGGCATCGGCATTCCGCCCGACCAGCTCCCGCGGATCTTCCAGCCCTTCATCCAGGCCGAGGAAGGGCACACGCGGACGAGGGGCGGAACGGGGCTGGGGCTCACCATCAGCAGGCAGCTGGCACGGCTGATGGGGGGCGACCTCACCGCGACCAGCAGCGAGGGACAGGGCTCACGCTTCGTCCTGTGGCTCCCGGCGGTCACGCCCGAGGCGGGAGCCCTGGACACCACCATCCGCGTGGACGCGCAGACCGCCTGA
- a CDS encoding FIST signal transduction protein yields the protein MTKAAIAISRSSGPAAGEELGAAVLLQLEGESPDALIVFASPGQDHEGLLQALTASCRPGVLVGCSSAGEFTSDEAGVGMTCAVGLAAPEMHFAAAIGRGLREDRAAAAEALASGFRGRDTPGYRHHAALVFTDALAGFADDLVDRLTLLTGGVYRFFGGGAGDDARFEHTVVFCGTEVASDAVVALEILSNKRIGIGVRHGWAPGGERMRVTEAEGARVGSLNAVSTAEVFESHAASTGQLFDRGEPVPFFLHNVLGVESPEGYRLRVPLSVGEDGSVGCAADVPSGAAACIMTTTAASAADAAAEATRAALAQMDGNEPAVALVFDCVATRLRLGQEFGAELAAVQHELGSTPMAGFNTYGQIAQAEGQFSGFHNCTAVVCTIPR from the coding sequence ATGACCAAGGCCGCGATCGCGATTTCGCGCAGTTCCGGGCCGGCGGCGGGCGAGGAGCTGGGCGCGGCCGTGCTGCTGCAGCTGGAGGGCGAATCTCCGGACGCCCTCATCGTTTTCGCCTCGCCCGGCCAGGACCACGAGGGCCTGCTCCAGGCGCTCACCGCCTCGTGCCGCCCCGGCGTGCTGGTGGGCTGCTCGTCGGCGGGCGAGTTCACCAGCGACGAAGCCGGCGTGGGAATGACCTGCGCGGTGGGGCTCGCCGCCCCCGAGATGCACTTCGCCGCCGCCATCGGGCGCGGCCTGCGGGAGGACCGCGCGGCGGCGGCCGAGGCGCTGGCCTCCGGGTTCCGCGGCCGTGACACGCCCGGGTACCGCCACCACGCGGCACTCGTGTTCACCGATGCGCTGGCCGGCTTCGCCGACGACCTGGTGGACCGCTTGACCCTGCTCACCGGCGGCGTCTACCGCTTCTTCGGCGGCGGAGCCGGCGACGATGCGCGCTTCGAGCACACGGTGGTGTTCTGCGGCACCGAGGTGGCCAGCGACGCCGTGGTGGCGCTGGAAATCCTTTCGAACAAGCGCATCGGCATCGGCGTGCGCCACGGATGGGCGCCCGGCGGGGAGCGCATGCGCGTCACCGAGGCGGAGGGAGCGCGGGTGGGAAGCCTGAACGCCGTTTCCACGGCCGAGGTGTTCGAATCGCACGCCGCGTCCACCGGCCAGCTCTTCGACCGTGGCGAGCCCGTTCCCTTCTTCCTCCACAACGTCCTGGGGGTGGAATCGCCCGAGGGATACCGGCTGCGCGTGCCGCTGTCGGTAGGCGAGGACGGGTCGGTGGGGTGCGCGGCCGACGTGCCCTCCGGTGCCGCCGCCTGCATCATGACGACGACGGCCGCGTCCGCCGCCGACGCCGCGGCCGAGGCGACACGCGCCGCGCTGGCGCAGATGGACGGGAACGAGCCCGCGGTGGCGCTGGTCTTCGACTGCGTCGCCACACGGCTGCGGCTGGGGCAGGAGTTCGGGGCCGAGCTGGCGGCGGTGCAGCACGAGCTGGGCAGCACCCCGATGGCGGGCTTCAATACCTATGGCCAGATCGCGCAGGCGGAGGGCCAGTTCAGCGGATTCCACAACTGCACGGCCGTGGTTTGCACGATTCCCCGGTAA
- a CDS encoding outer membrane beta-barrel protein codes for MVSDSLAIRAITAAVMVSCFSAPVAAQARAPRAGTIEIGAFGQWTAFDANAGRTNVVPEDGFGYGARLGVFFTPRLQLEADGYLSQQDRDPDETFCCTGAQPTQVDVSAFALRLNYNIPLASLTHFILGAGAVRTNYAFGGGTEPEADSASFGVSGLAGLRMALAGPLALRVDGVADYMPGHEPEANLNLHARAGLSLLLGTARPMAMMVPPPPPLPEPAPIQPPPAPAPPAAPMARTIDVCVVENGALRSVQAQYTQATGDTTVAGRPFAQAYPATAPQYAGGAAWYIQNEQITVLGRRYVRFGLPRVLGTGEVTRIAEHQGVPVFAETGAARPEVVYLPVRPGCEFQPYQTEVKSGAVRGE; via the coding sequence ATGGTGAGTGACAGTCTGGCCATCCGCGCGATCACGGCCGCGGTGATGGTGTCGTGCTTCAGCGCACCCGTGGCGGCGCAGGCCCGGGCACCGCGCGCCGGGACCATCGAGATCGGCGCCTTCGGGCAGTGGACCGCGTTCGACGCGAACGCCGGCCGCACGAACGTGGTGCCCGAGGACGGGTTCGGGTACGGGGCGCGGCTGGGCGTGTTCTTCACCCCGCGCCTGCAGCTGGAAGCCGACGGCTACCTTTCGCAGCAGGACCGCGATCCCGACGAAACGTTCTGCTGCACGGGGGCGCAGCCTACCCAGGTGGACGTTTCGGCGTTCGCGCTTCGCCTGAACTACAACATTCCGCTCGCCAGCCTCACGCACTTCATCCTCGGGGCCGGCGCCGTCCGCACGAACTACGCGTTCGGCGGGGGCACCGAGCCCGAAGCCGACAGCGCCAGCTTCGGCGTTTCCGGGCTTGCGGGCCTTCGCATGGCACTGGCGGGCCCGCTGGCGCTTCGCGTGGACGGCGTAGCCGACTACATGCCCGGCCACGAGCCCGAGGCCAACCTGAACCTGCACGCCCGTGCCGGGCTGAGCCTGCTGCTGGGCACCGCCCGTCCGATGGCGATGATGGTTCCGCCGCCCCCCCCGCTCCCCGAGCCCGCCCCCATCCAGCCGCCGCCAGCACCGGCGCCTCCCGCGGCACCGATGGCGAGGACGATTGACGTGTGCGTGGTGGAGAACGGCGCGCTGCGCAGCGTGCAGGCGCAGTACACCCAGGCCACGGGCGACACCACGGTCGCGGGCCGGCCCTTCGCGCAGGCCTACCCGGCCACCGCGCCGCAGTACGCCGGCGGCGCCGCCTGGTACATCCAGAATGAGCAGATCACCGTCCTCGGACGGCGCTACGTGAGGTTCGGGCTGCCGCGCGTGCTGGGCACTGGCGAGGTGACACGGATCGCCGAGCACCAGGGCGTTCCGGTGTTCGCCGAGACGGGTGCGGCGCGTCCGGAGGTGGTCTACCTGCCGGTGCGGCCCGGGTGCGAGTTCCAGCCGTACCAGACCGAGGTCAAGTCCGGCGCCGTCCGCGGCGAGTAG